From a single Paraburkholderia sp. FT54 genomic region:
- a CDS encoding PA2169 family four-helix-bundle protein produces MATNVVSVLNDLVETSKDGEKGFRKAAEDAHDAQLKTLFLSRAEDCTRGARELQDVVQGLGGKPETGGSMSGALHRGWVDVKSAVTDRSDHEILAECEKGEDVAKKRYHDALEKELPADVRAIVERQYQGVLQNHDRVRDLRDQYAAARR; encoded by the coding sequence ATGGCTACGAACGTTGTTTCCGTGCTGAACGATCTGGTCGAAACGTCGAAGGACGGCGAGAAGGGCTTTCGCAAGGCAGCCGAAGATGCGCATGACGCGCAGCTGAAAACGCTGTTTCTATCGCGTGCTGAAGACTGCACGCGTGGCGCGCGCGAGTTGCAAGACGTGGTTCAGGGGCTGGGCGGCAAGCCCGAAACGGGCGGCAGCATGAGCGGTGCGCTGCATCGCGGCTGGGTCGACGTGAAGTCGGCGGTGACCGATCGCAGCGACCACGAGATCCTCGCCGAATGCGAGAAGGGTGAGGACGTTGCGAAGAAGCGCTATCACGATGCGCTCGAAAAGGAGTTGCCGGCGGATGTGCGAGCGATTGTCGAGCGGCAGTATCAAGGCGTGCTGCAGAATCATGACCGCGTGCGCGATCTGCGCGATCAATACGCCGCCGCCAGGCGCTAA
- a CDS encoding BON domain-containing protein: MKTIQILKTAGSIACVAFALNATSVMAQSSAPSASSETIGQHVDDSTITTKAKADLLAAKNVKSTHIHVKTRKGVVWLTGTVPSADDKAAAGEVVEAVKGVSSVKNHLKIAAE; the protein is encoded by the coding sequence ATGAAGACCATCCAGATTCTGAAGACCGCAGGTAGCATCGCTTGTGTCGCGTTTGCACTGAACGCGACGAGCGTTATGGCGCAGAGCAGCGCGCCGTCGGCGTCGTCGGAAACCATCGGCCAGCACGTCGACGACAGCACCATCACCACCAAGGCCAAGGCAGATCTGCTGGCCGCCAAGAACGTCAAGTCGACGCACATCCACGTGAAGACCCGCAAGGGCGTGGTGTGGCTCACGGGCACGGTGCCTTCGGCCGACGACAAGGCAGCGGCCGGCGAAGTCGTGGAAGCCGTGAAGGGTGTATCGAGCGTGAAGAACCATCTGAAGATCGCGGCTGAATAA
- a CDS encoding RNA polymerase factor sigma-54: protein MPSIELRTRQSLALTPRLQQSVRLLQLSSLEFQQELRTALDTNPFLEYDSSDTEDVALATTSSGEDGALPAADTVAAAEPDAQPAEGGLNDTLESAGQDDMPGDYSGDYSSRSSTRQNGDSDSSDPAEWARSQPTLREQLHDSLRLYRLDDRDRAVARFIIEALDDDGYLRQELSDLADSVDLEPELTEEELLVALRLVQSLDRPGLGARSLSECLTLQVNALPADTPGREVARQIVEHHLERLARREQAELQKQIGCSAEELRVACALVRKLDPKPGNSYGRTEDNYVVPDVIVRQVRNKWVVTINPAVQPRARIHRMYAELFAQSAGASRSPLAQQLQEARWLIRNAQQRFDTIQRVAECIVAHQKAFFQYGEIALKPMVLRDVADELGLHESTISRATGNKYMATPRGIFEFKHFFPRELGTESGGTCSAAAVRALLKEMIAAENTRDPLSDVTLARMLADQGVLVARRTVAKYRHLMKVPPAELRRQL, encoded by the coding sequence ATGCCTTCAATTGAACTACGCACAAGGCAGTCTCTCGCCCTCACGCCGCGTCTGCAGCAATCGGTGCGTCTGTTGCAGTTGTCGTCTCTGGAGTTCCAGCAGGAATTGCGCACGGCGCTCGACACCAATCCGTTCCTTGAATACGACTCGTCGGATACGGAAGACGTCGCGCTGGCGACCACATCCTCAGGCGAAGACGGCGCGCTGCCCGCCGCCGACACGGTCGCCGCCGCCGAACCCGATGCGCAGCCCGCCGAAGGCGGCTTGAACGACACGCTGGAAAGCGCGGGTCAGGACGACATGCCGGGCGACTACTCCGGCGACTACAGCAGCCGCAGTTCGACGCGCCAGAACGGCGACTCGGACAGCAGCGACCCAGCCGAATGGGCGCGCTCGCAACCCACCTTGCGCGAGCAGTTGCACGACTCGCTGCGCCTCTATCGGCTCGACGACCGTGACCGCGCGGTGGCTCGCTTCATCATCGAGGCGCTCGACGACGACGGCTATCTGCGTCAGGAACTCTCCGATCTCGCGGACAGCGTCGATCTCGAACCCGAATTGACCGAAGAAGAATTGCTGGTCGCATTGCGTCTCGTGCAATCGCTCGACCGGCCGGGTCTGGGCGCGCGTTCGCTGTCCGAATGCCTGACGCTGCAGGTGAATGCCTTGCCCGCCGACACGCCGGGGCGCGAGGTGGCGCGGCAAATCGTCGAACACCATCTGGAGCGGCTCGCCCGCCGCGAGCAGGCTGAACTGCAAAAGCAGATCGGCTGCAGCGCGGAAGAGTTGCGGGTGGCCTGCGCGCTGGTGCGCAAGCTCGACCCGAAGCCGGGCAACAGCTACGGCCGTACCGAAGACAACTACGTGGTGCCGGACGTGATCGTGCGTCAGGTGCGCAACAAGTGGGTCGTGACGATCAACCCGGCGGTGCAGCCGCGCGCGCGCATCCATCGCATGTATGCGGAATTGTTCGCGCAGTCGGCCGGCGCGAGCCGTTCGCCGCTCGCGCAGCAACTGCAGGAAGCGCGCTGGCTGATCCGCAACGCGCAGCAACGCTTCGACACGATTCAGCGGGTGGCCGAATGCATCGTTGCGCATCAGAAGGCCTTCTTCCAGTACGGCGAAATCGCCCTTAAGCCGATGGTGTTGCGCGATGTCGCCGACGAGCTCGGCCTGCACGAATCCACTATCTCGCGTGCCACCGGCAACAAATATATGGCCACGCCGCGCGGCATTTTCGAGTTCAAGCATTTCTTCCCGCGCGAACTCGGCACGGAAAGCGGCGGCACCTGTTCGGCCGCGGCGGTGCGCGCGCTGCTCAAGGAAATGATCGCCGCGGAAAACACGCGCGATCCGCTCTCGGATGTGACGCTCGCCAGGATGCTCGCCGACCAGGGCGTGCTGGTGGCGCGCCGCACCGTGGCGAAATACCGGCATCTGATGAAGGTGCCGCCGGCGGAGTTGCGCCGCCAGCTTTAA
- a CDS encoding aminotransferase class I/II-fold pyridoxal phosphate-dependent enzyme: protein MKYSNLVERLQGRRTSAWEIHRVAQQAEAKGEDVIVLSVGDPDFATPAPIVERAIEALRGGDTHYSAVSGREPLRAAIAAEHTRMTGCAASAANVILTAGAQNGVFAASLCLLEAGDEVIVPEPMYLTYEACVRAAGATLVTVPVDRARAFHIDCDALEAAVTSRTRAIFFATPCNPTGVVMQRADLERIARLACRHDLWVLSDEVYAELTFEREHVSIAALPGMAERTVTLGSLSKSHAMAGWRVGWAIGPTALIEHMGRLALAMLYGLPGFIQQAALTALQHKARIAAEMREIYRRRRDVVFERLHRVPGLRCLLPEAGMFMMVDVSGTGLDTVDFTWQLFRAQGVSLLDASAFGETANGFVRLGFVVDEARLIDACERIAAFVAALPPR, encoded by the coding sequence ATGAAGTACTCGAATCTGGTCGAACGCTTGCAGGGCCGGCGCACCTCCGCGTGGGAGATCCACCGTGTCGCGCAACAGGCGGAGGCCAAGGGTGAAGACGTCATCGTGCTGAGCGTGGGCGACCCTGACTTCGCCACGCCCGCGCCGATCGTCGAGCGTGCAATCGAGGCTTTGCGCGGCGGCGATACGCACTACAGCGCCGTGTCGGGCCGCGAGCCGTTGCGCGCGGCGATTGCCGCGGAACATACGCGCATGACCGGCTGTGCCGCGAGCGCGGCCAACGTGATCCTGACCGCGGGCGCGCAGAACGGCGTGTTCGCTGCATCGCTGTGTCTGCTGGAAGCGGGCGATGAAGTGATCGTCCCCGAGCCCATGTATCTGACCTATGAAGCTTGCGTGCGCGCGGCCGGCGCCACGCTTGTGACCGTGCCGGTGGATCGGGCGCGGGCGTTTCACATCGATTGCGATGCGCTCGAAGCGGCCGTGACCTCGCGTACCAGGGCGATTTTCTTCGCGACCCCGTGCAATCCGACCGGCGTGGTCATGCAGCGCGCCGATCTCGAGCGTATCGCGCGGCTCGCGTGCCGGCACGATCTGTGGGTGCTGTCCGACGAGGTCTACGCCGAGCTGACTTTCGAGCGCGAGCATGTGAGCATCGCCGCGCTGCCCGGCATGGCCGAGCGCACCGTGACGCTCGGCAGCCTGTCGAAGTCGCATGCCATGGCGGGTTGGCGCGTGGGCTGGGCGATCGGGCCCACGGCGCTGATCGAGCATATGGGGCGGCTCGCGCTTGCGATGCTCTACGGCTTGCCCGGTTTCATCCAGCAGGCCGCATTGACGGCTTTGCAGCACAAGGCGCGGATCGCCGCCGAGATGCGTGAGATCTATCGCCGCCGGCGCGACGTGGTGTTCGAGCGTTTGCATCGTGTGCCTGGCTTGCGGTGCCTGTTGCCCGAGGCAGGCATGTTCATGATGGTGGATGTGAGCGGCACGGGTCTCGATACGGTCGACTTCACCTGGCAGCTGTTTCGCGCGCAGGGCGTGTCGCTGCTCGACGCGAGCGCGTTCGGCGAGACGGCGAATGGCTTCGTGCGGCTCGGTTTTGTCGTCGACGAAGCGCGCCTGATCGACGCCTGCGAGCGGATCGCCGCATTCGTCGCTGCATTGCCGCCTCGTTGA
- a CDS encoding S10 family serine carboxypeptidase-like protein, whose amino-acid sequence MGLRFSFWLRQSLMAGSMAAALVAMTLVLLALAMFSTMCAATELDDSPEAAASAETEASAPDAPRVVSGAPNQRAETNGQPPDDSHAATARSARQLRPAAGVPNEASGSTAQRNAKPESAGVPVPQESSSVTQHSIRLDGRKLDYTATAGNLLLRDRTGQANASVFYVAYTVASKTPQTRPVTFLFNGGPGAGSVFLMIGSFGPKRVRTASPDITPPAPYTLADNPDSLLDSTDLVFIDAVGAGLSRVVGHGTGKDFWGVDKDLGAFSQFIDRYLTVNQRWNSPKYLLGESYGTARAAMLAYQLGQNNIALNGVILMSSVLDSAAFSAGSDFKSESYLPSFAAIAWYHDKIVPKPVSLPAFLDEARAFARGPYAQALAQGDALPDAERDAIAARVAQFTGLDVAYVKRSRLRLYPSRYRSELLRDQARSVGRYDARFEGIDFNSVSERPDYDASVSSVSSAFDAALHQHFAQDLHFTPADRYRVFNDEALTQWDWKHREWWGEHLSVPYAAGDLAEAMRQNPRLRVMSVNGYFDLATPFYATEYALAHLGVDGPLRANVRIAYYPTGHMIYLDDAALHTLKHDLASFYAAGAR is encoded by the coding sequence ATGGGCCTTCGCTTCAGCTTCTGGTTGCGCCAATCACTGATGGCGGGATCGATGGCGGCCGCTCTCGTGGCGATGACGCTCGTGCTCCTCGCGCTCGCCATGTTCAGCACGATGTGCGCGGCAACTGAACTCGACGATTCGCCGGAGGCCGCCGCAAGCGCGGAAACCGAGGCGTCGGCGCCGGACGCACCGCGCGTCGTGAGCGGCGCGCCCAATCAACGCGCGGAGACAAACGGCCAACCGCCCGACGATTCGCACGCGGCCACGGCACGCTCCGCTCGCCAGCTGCGCCCGGCTGCGGGCGTGCCGAACGAAGCGTCGGGCAGCACGGCCCAGCGCAACGCGAAACCGGAGTCGGCGGGCGTCCCCGTGCCGCAGGAAAGCTCATCGGTGACGCAGCATTCCATCCGGCTCGATGGCCGCAAGCTCGACTACACGGCCACTGCCGGCAACCTGCTGTTGCGCGACAGGACAGGGCAGGCGAACGCGAGCGTGTTCTACGTCGCCTACACCGTCGCCAGCAAAACGCCACAGACGCGGCCGGTCACGTTTCTCTTCAACGGCGGCCCGGGCGCCGGCAGCGTCTTCCTGATGATCGGCTCGTTCGGGCCGAAGCGCGTGCGCACCGCGAGTCCCGACATCACGCCGCCCGCGCCGTACACGCTCGCCGACAATCCCGACAGCCTGCTCGATTCCACCGACCTGGTATTCATCGACGCCGTCGGCGCGGGCTTGTCGAGAGTCGTCGGTCATGGCACGGGTAAAGACTTTTGGGGCGTCGACAAGGATCTCGGCGCGTTCTCGCAATTCATCGACCGCTATCTGACGGTGAACCAGCGCTGGAATTCGCCGAAGTACCTGCTCGGCGAATCGTATGGGACCGCGCGCGCCGCGATGCTCGCGTATCAGTTGGGGCAGAACAATATCGCGCTCAACGGCGTGATCCTGATGTCGTCAGTGCTCGATTCCGCCGCGTTTTCGGCGGGCTCGGATTTCAAAAGCGAAAGCTATCTGCCAAGCTTCGCGGCCATCGCCTGGTATCACGACAAGATCGTGCCGAAGCCGGTCAGTCTGCCGGCCTTTCTCGACGAAGCGCGCGCGTTCGCACGCGGGCCGTATGCGCAGGCGCTCGCGCAAGGCGACGCGCTGCCGGACGCCGAGCGCGACGCGATTGCCGCGCGCGTCGCGCAGTTCACCGGCCTCGACGTCGCGTATGTGAAGCGCAGCCGCCTGCGTCTCTACCCGTCGCGTTATCGCAGTGAGTTGCTGCGCGATCAGGCGCGCAGCGTCGGCCGTTACGATGCGCGCTTCGAAGGGATCGACTTCAATAGCGTGTCAGAACGTCCCGATTACGACGCCTCGGTGAGCAGCGTATCGAGTGCTTTCGATGCGGCGCTCCATCAGCATTTCGCTCAGGACCTGCACTTCACGCCGGCCGACCGCTACCGCGTCTTCAACGACGAAGCATTGACGCAGTGGGACTGGAAGCATCGCGAATGGTGGGGCGAGCATCTGTCCGTGCCATACGCGGCTGGCGATCTGGCCGAAGCGATGCGGCAGAATCCGCGCTTGCGCGTGATGTCGGTGAATGGCTATTTCGATCTGGCCACGCCGTTCTACGCGACCGAGTATGCACTCGCGCATCTGGGCGTGGATGGACCGCTGCGCGCCAATGTGCGAATCGCCTACTATCCAACTGGTCACATGATCTATCTCGACGATGCGGCTTTGCATACGCTCAAGCACGATCTGGCGAGCTTCTATGCGGCGGGGGCGCGCTAG
- a CDS encoding (Fe-S)-binding protein — translation MKVALFIPCFIDAFYPEVGIATLELLERFGIEVDYPQEQTCCGQPMANSGAHAEAAGAERVFARNFAGYDYIVGPSASCIHHVREHLTALEQTDEVKKVRANAYELVEFLHDVVGAREFPWAEFPHRVGLHNSCSALRHLKEASISEVAGTPFSKPRTLLEGVKGIEFVKPARPDECCGFGGTFSVTEEPVSVRMGQDKVRDHLNAGAEYIVSGDMSCLMHQQGCAERMKADARFIHIAQVLNGARA, via the coding sequence ATGAAAGTCGCCCTGTTCATCCCGTGCTTCATCGACGCGTTCTACCCCGAAGTGGGCATCGCCACGCTCGAATTGCTCGAACGCTTCGGCATCGAGGTCGACTATCCGCAGGAGCAAACCTGCTGCGGCCAACCGATGGCCAACAGCGGCGCGCATGCCGAGGCCGCCGGCGCCGAGCGTGTGTTCGCGCGCAATTTTGCCGGCTATGACTACATCGTCGGACCGTCGGCGAGCTGCATCCATCACGTGCGCGAGCATTTGACCGCGCTGGAGCAAACCGACGAAGTGAAGAAGGTCCGCGCGAACGCTTACGAACTCGTCGAGTTTCTGCACGACGTGGTCGGCGCGCGTGAATTTCCCTGGGCCGAGTTTCCGCATCGCGTGGGCTTGCACAACAGCTGCAGCGCCTTGCGGCATCTGAAGGAAGCTTCGATTTCCGAAGTGGCGGGCACGCCGTTTTCGAAGCCGCGTACCTTGCTCGAAGGCGTGAAGGGCATCGAGTTCGTCAAGCCGGCGCGGCCCGACGAATGCTGCGGTTTCGGCGGCACGTTCTCCGTCACCGAAGAGCCAGTGTCGGTGCGCATGGGACAGGACAAGGTGCGCGATCATCTGAACGCGGGCGCCGAATACATTGTCTCGGGCGACATGTCGTGCCTCATGCACCAGCAAGGCTGCGCGGAACGCATGAAAGCCGACGCGCGCTTCATTCATATCGCGCAGGTCCTCAATGGAGCACGCGCATGA
- a CDS encoding lactate utilization protein B produces MSNRIDHAKAAGAFISKTEHVAFHDKRLWDLREKRDAQAHGIAEWETMRELASGIKEHTLSNLSQYLEQFAAAAEANGVTVHWAATAEEHNALVHKIMSERGMTTLVKSKSMLTDECKMREYLEPRGITVMETDLGERIQQLDHQDPSHMVVPAVHKLRADVAELFGRTIGTDPKNSDIHYLAESQRMNTRPYFVREKTAGMTGCNFAVAETGTVVVCTNEGNADLSANVPPLHIASIGIEKLIPKVSDLGVFIRMLSRSALGSPITQYTSHFRAPRPGTEMHFILVDHGRSERLAMEDFWYSLKCIRCGACMNTCPVYRRSGGLSYGGTYSGPIGAIINPTFDLKRYSALPFASTLNGSCTNVCPVKINIHEQIYKWRTVIAERHEVPFVKQEVLKMAGRLLASPTLYRATVSSMGSALRRLPNFVLYNPLNIWGKQRELPEAPKLTFHAWYKKNRGDDNGNA; encoded by the coding sequence ATGAGCAACCGGATCGATCACGCGAAAGCGGCGGGCGCTTTCATCAGCAAGACGGAGCACGTGGCGTTTCACGACAAGCGTCTATGGGACTTGCGTGAGAAGCGCGATGCGCAGGCGCACGGCATTGCCGAGTGGGAGACGATGCGTGAACTCGCATCGGGGATCAAGGAGCACACGCTGTCGAACCTCTCGCAGTATCTCGAACAGTTTGCGGCGGCGGCCGAGGCGAACGGCGTGACGGTGCATTGGGCCGCCACCGCCGAAGAGCACAACGCGCTCGTGCACAAGATCATGTCGGAGCGCGGCATGACCACGCTCGTCAAAAGCAAGTCGATGCTCACCGACGAATGCAAGATGCGCGAGTATCTCGAACCGCGCGGCATCACGGTGATGGAAACGGATCTGGGCGAACGCATCCAGCAACTCGATCATCAGGATCCGAGCCACATGGTGGTGCCGGCAGTCCACAAGCTGCGCGCCGACGTCGCCGAGCTGTTCGGCCGTACCATCGGCACCGATCCGAAGAACAGCGACATCCACTACCTCGCGGAAAGCCAGCGGATGAACACGCGGCCCTACTTCGTGCGCGAGAAAACGGCCGGCATGACCGGCTGCAATTTCGCGGTGGCGGAGACCGGCACGGTCGTGGTGTGTACGAACGAAGGCAATGCGGATCTGTCGGCGAATGTGCCGCCTTTGCATATCGCGTCGATCGGAATCGAGAAGTTGATTCCGAAGGTGTCGGACCTCGGCGTGTTCATTCGCATGTTGTCGCGCAGCGCACTCGGCTCGCCGATCACGCAGTACACCTCGCATTTCCGCGCGCCGCGTCCGGGCACGGAGATGCACTTCATTCTCGTCGATCATGGCCGCTCGGAGCGGCTTGCGATGGAGGACTTCTGGTACTCGCTCAAATGCATTCGCTGCGGCGCCTGCATGAATACGTGTCCGGTGTACCGGCGCAGCGGCGGGCTGTCGTATGGCGGCACGTACTCGGGGCCGATCGGCGCGATCATCAATCCGACCTTCGATCTGAAGCGTTATAGCGCGCTGCCGTTCGCGTCGACGCTCAACGGCAGTTGCACCAACGTGTGTCCGGTGAAGATCAATATTCACGAGCAGATCTACAAATGGCGCACGGTGATCGCCGAGCGCCACGAAGTGCCGTTCGTGAAGCAGGAAGTGCTGAAAATGGCGGGGCGCTTGCTGGCGAGTCCGACCTTGTATCGCGCGACGGTGTCGTCGATGGGCAGCGCGTTGCGGCGTCTGCCGAATTTCGTGCTGTATAACCCGCTCAACATCTGGGGCAAGCAACGCGAGTTGCCGGAGGCGCCGAAGCTGACCTTCCACGCCTGGTACAAGAAGAATCGCGGAGACGACAATGGCAACGCGTGA
- a CDS encoding LUD domain-containing protein, whose translation MATREAFLEKVRQAQPPARPRPDVPLFNSAGGDLRARFTAALQAMGGTCVEATSADKVSGLIRERFGAEASVASASAEVPGTRPLSADTEPASLQDIDVGVVRARFGVAETGSVWFSEREYVVNALGYIVQHLVVLLDPAQLIDGLQDVYRRDDFRDARYAALVTGPSATADIEGVLIRGAQGVRSLTVVWLAAS comes from the coding sequence ATGGCAACGCGTGAGGCTTTTCTGGAAAAGGTGCGGCAGGCACAGCCGCCGGCGCGGCCGCGGCCCGACGTGCCTCTGTTCAACTCGGCGGGCGGCGATCTGCGCGCGCGCTTCACGGCGGCGTTGCAGGCGATGGGCGGCACCTGCGTGGAAGCCACGTCCGCGGACAAGGTGAGCGGCCTGATTCGCGAGCGCTTCGGCGCTGAGGCATCGGTGGCTTCGGCGAGCGCGGAAGTGCCGGGCACGCGTCCGCTCAGCGCCGACACGGAACCGGCCTCGTTGCAGGACATCGACGTCGGCGTGGTGCGGGCGCGCTTCGGCGTCGCCGAAACCGGCTCGGTGTGGTTCAGCGAGCGCGAGTATGTGGTCAATGCGCTCGGCTACATCGTGCAGCATCTGGTCGTGCTGCTCGACCCGGCGCAATTGATCGACGGCTTGCAGGACGTGTACCGGCGCGATGATTTCCGCGACGCCCGTTATGCGGCGCTCGTCACCGGCCCTTCGGCAACGGCGGATATCGAAGGCGTGCTGATTCGCGGCGCGCAGGGCGTGCGGTCGTTGACGGTGGTGTGGCTGGCGGCGAGTTGA
- a CDS encoding VRR-NUC domain-containing protein, translated as MATPVSPYALYYLLNFERALAWLAQRYDDLFDAQEHAFLREFAALPQSSRALLVRMLMRKGTLFRATRLSYDEIGCPLQAAAPIAALGWVDTEPGLTLDELFALTTRAELMEIFADAIALIPGARNLRKPDLLETLRPFHASESDEEGATARPFSAWHGRTEDRVLHVAIAPLCERLRLMFFGNLQQEWSEFVLADLGVFQYEKVAFAPSSRAFQQRADVDVYLALHACREGLEWLPGGETEAAAIEELVAAVNAIETANPWLETRRAKLLFRIGYLCERRQNWAAALAVYERCAWPGARHRRMRVLERSERFDDAYALATQAAAAPESEEEAQRLARMLPRLQRKRGERVARMAAARPVERSTLVLPRPNAPMPVEYVARDHLTCEAAPVHYVENALINSLFGLLCWEPVFAALPGAFFHPFQRGPADLHAPDFHARRARQFAACLEQLDSGGYRETILRHLHGKAGLQSPFVFWGLLTPELVALALDCLPAAHLKLWFERLLRDIRGNRSGLPDLIRFWPAERRYELIEVKGPGDRLQDNQIRWLAYCAQHGMPVRVLDVRWADDDAIAESGSAAEGAAEVTTEVTAMATAEVAAKATIDTTTEASA; from the coding sequence GTGGCAACACCCGTTTCCCCCTACGCTCTCTACTATCTGCTGAATTTCGAGCGCGCTCTCGCGTGGCTCGCGCAGCGCTACGACGACCTGTTCGACGCGCAGGAACACGCGTTCCTGCGCGAGTTCGCCGCGTTGCCGCAGTCTTCGCGCGCGTTGCTGGTGCGCATGCTGATGCGCAAAGGCACGCTGTTTCGCGCGACCCGCCTGTCTTACGACGAGATCGGCTGCCCGTTGCAGGCGGCCGCGCCGATCGCGGCGCTCGGCTGGGTCGACACCGAACCGGGGCTGACGCTCGACGAGCTGTTCGCGCTCACCACGCGAGCCGAGTTGATGGAGATCTTCGCGGATGCCATCGCGTTGATTCCGGGCGCGAGGAACCTGCGCAAACCAGATCTGCTGGAAACACTGCGCCCGTTCCATGCCAGCGAAAGCGACGAAGAAGGCGCCACGGCGCGCCCGTTTTCGGCATGGCACGGTCGAACTGAAGACCGCGTCTTGCACGTGGCGATCGCGCCGCTTTGCGAACGTCTGCGTTTGATGTTCTTCGGCAATTTGCAGCAGGAGTGGTCCGAGTTCGTGCTCGCCGATCTCGGTGTGTTCCAGTACGAGAAAGTGGCGTTCGCGCCTTCGTCGCGCGCGTTCCAGCAGCGCGCGGACGTCGACGTTTATCTCGCCTTGCATGCGTGCCGTGAAGGGCTCGAATGGCTGCCCGGCGGCGAGACGGAAGCGGCGGCGATCGAGGAACTGGTCGCCGCGGTCAACGCCATCGAAACCGCGAACCCCTGGCTCGAAACGCGGCGCGCGAAACTGCTGTTCCGTATCGGTTACCTGTGCGAGCGCCGGCAGAACTGGGCGGCCGCGCTCGCCGTTTATGAGCGTTGCGCGTGGCCCGGCGCGCGTCATCGGCGCATGCGCGTGCTCGAACGCAGCGAGCGTTTCGACGATGCCTACGCGTTGGCCACGCAAGCCGCCGCCGCGCCGGAAAGCGAAGAAGAGGCGCAACGCCTTGCGCGCATGCTGCCGCGTTTGCAGCGCAAGCGCGGCGAGCGGGTGGCGCGTATGGCGGCGGCGCGGCCGGTCGAACGCAGCACGTTGGTGCTGCCGCGGCCGAACGCGCCGATGCCGGTCGAATACGTCGCCCGCGATCATCTGACGTGCGAGGCCGCACCGGTGCATTACGTCGAGAACGCGCTGATCAACTCGCTGTTCGGGCTGTTGTGCTGGGAGCCGGTTTTCGCGGCGTTGCCGGGCGCGTTTTTCCATCCGTTCCAGCGCGGTCCGGCGGATTTGCACGCGCCGGATTTTCATGCGCGCAGAGCAAGACAGTTCGCCGCGTGTCTCGAACAACTTGATAGCGGCGGCTATCGCGAGACGATTTTGCGGCATCTGCATGGCAAGGCAGGGCTGCAATCGCCGTTCGTATTCTGGGGGCTGCTCACGCCGGAACTGGTCGCGCTGGCGCTCGACTGTCTGCCCGCCGCGCATCTGAAACTATGGTTCGAGCGTTTGCTGCGCGATATTCGCGGCAATCGTTCCGGTTTGCCGGATCTGATTCGCTTCTGGCCGGCGGAGCGCCGCTATGAGTTGATCGAAGTGAAAGGCCCAGGCGACCGCTTGCAGGACAATCAGATTCGCTGGCTTGCGTATTGCGCGCAGCACGGCATGCCGGTACGCGTGCTCGACGTGCGCTGGGCCGACGATGACGCGATCGCGGAAAGCGGCAGTGCGGCTGAAGGCGCCGCCGAGGTCACAACCGAAGTCACCGCCATGGCCACGGCCGAAGTGGCCGCCAAGGCCACCATCGATACCACTACCGAGGCCTCCGCATGA